A segment of the Marispirochaeta aestuarii genome:
AGGTTTTTATCCTGGCAACGGACCCGGAGAGTGCGGATTTTTTCCGCCGAAAGGCGGAAGCAGAGGGATTTGAATTATTCATCGGCCCCAAGGAGGATGTCCTCCGGCGTTTTGCCGATGCCGCCCGTCACTACGGTCTCGATCTGATCGTCCGGGCTACCGGGGACAATCCTCTTGTTTCCTGGGAGATTGCCGGGGAGTCCCTTGATCTGCAGAGAGAAGCGGCAGCCGATTATGCCGCATGTACGGATGCTCCCCTGGGAACAGGGGTGGAGGTCATCGCCGCCCGGGCCCTTCTTGAGGCGGACAGGCTGGCCAGGGATCCCTACGAACGGGAACATGTCTGCCCTTATCTCTACCGCAGGCCCGAGGAATATAAAATCAGCGTCTCTCCTGTAAGGGAATCCCGCCGCCTTCCTGAAGCCCGGGTTACGGTGGATACCCTGGAGGATTACCGGCATATTTCCGCTCTCTTCAGAAGTCTGTATAGGGGTACTCCAATAGCCCTGGAGGATGTTCTCGACTACCTGAAAACAGAAGCTTCAGGAAAAGCGGATACCTCCGGGTAAATGGCAGGACTATGGGTAAAGAAGGAAGTAAAAAGATACTGGCTGTTCCGTCGGTACGCAGGGGAAACGGAAGCGGCCATCTTCATCGCATGCTGCACCTTGCCGCCGAGCATCCCCGCAGGGTTTCTCTTTTTCTCGACAGAACCGGAAAACTGACTCCGGGACCGACGATCAATCTGAAACCCTACGAGGAGTTTATCCGGTCCGAGATCGACTTTCGGCAGCTGCAGAAAGAATCCTGGAGTTATATTCTGCTGGACCAGCGGGAGACCCCGGTTTCTCTTCTTGCCGGTCTGAAGGAACTGATTCCCGGCACCCCTGTTGCGGCAGTCGATGAGGGCGGCAAACACCGCAAGTCTCTTGAATACCTTATCGATACCCTGCCGAGTCTTCGCCGGCAGGAATGCAACCTCTTCAAGCCTGACCTGAATCCGCGGCCGCTTCGGCGCAGCTTATACTACAACTGTCCTTTAAAATTCGAGAAGGTACTGATCAGTTTCGGTGGAGAAGATCCCAGGGGACTTACCCTGCCCACCCTCATAGCTCTGGGGAAGATACCTTTTCTGTCCCGAACCTCCATTACCGTGGCCGCCGGCCCTGCCTTTCGGGAGCTCAGCCTGCCGTCGGATATCGAGATCCTGAGGGCTCCGGGGAACCTTCGGGAGTACCTGTCCGACTACGATTGCCTGATCACCTCCTACGGATTGACGGCCCTGGAAGCCCTTGCTGCGGGTATTCCTGTAGTCACGGTGAATCCCTCCCGGTACCACAGCCGTCTGGCAAAAAAGACGGGCCTTTTGGTCTGCGGCACGGGAAAGCCCGATGCAGGAAGACTGAAAAGAGCCCTGGAAAACCCTCGAAAGCTCATCGGCCGCTGCGCCCTGGCGGAGGAAAACCTGAGGGACACTGCTGACGCTGATCCGTCCCCGGCGGAGCTTTCCCCCTCAGCCTCAGTCTGTCCCGGATGCGGTGCGGCTCCCGGGAGGGTTCTGGGACGCTTTCCTGAGCGGACCTTTTATCGATGCGCCTCATGCACCCTGGTTTATCAACAGCGCTGGATTCCGGATTCAACCGTTTACAACCACGCCTATTTTTTCGATGAGTACAAACGACAGTACGGAAAGAGTTACCTCGACGATTTTGCACATATCCGCAGCATGGGAAGGGAGCGGCTCAGGAATATTCGTATCGAAAATTCCGACCCGTCGCTTCTGGATGTGGGCTGTGCCTATGGACCTTTCCTGGAAGCTGCTCGGGAGGCCGGTTTCCGGATCGAAGGCCTCGAACCGTCCAAAGAAGCGGCCCGCTGGGCGGAGGAGCACCTTGGATGCAGGGTTTCCCCCATGGGTCTTGAGGAGTTTGTCCGGAAGAATCCTCAGAAAAAATGGGACGTCGTAACTCTCTGGTATGTAATCGAGCATTTTCCCGATCTGGAGAGTGCCCTGCAACAACTTTCCGGCATGGTAAAACCCGGGGGTATGCTGGCTCTGGGGACCCCCAACGGCGCCGGTATAAGTGCCAGAAGGAATCTGAAGAAATTTCTCGCCGCGAGTCCCGCGGATCACTATACAATTCTCAGTCCGAAATCGGTAAAACGGCTCCTGAAACAAAAGGGTTTCAGGGTGGAAAAAATGAGGATTCCCGGAATGCACAGGGAGCGCTTCCCGGTACTGTTCCGTATACTCTGGCCCTTCACTGCCGGGATAGCCCGCTTGCTGCGTCTGGGAGACACCTTCGAGGTGTACGCCCGCCGTATGGACAGGGAAAGAAAGGATAACTCCCGTGAAGGATAAAATTCGACGCATTTATATTCTGGGAGCGGGGACCATGCAGCTTCCGGCCATCCGTATAGCCAGGGGATTCGGATGGGAGGTAATCTGCGCCGACGGCAATCCTGATGCGCCCGGGAGGGCCGAGGCCCATTATTTTGAGCATATCGATCTGAAGGACAGAGAGGGAATAGCGGAATCCGTAGTCGACTGGAGAAACCGGAGGGGCCTTGACGGGGTATTTACCGCAGGAACGGATTTTTCCGCCGCTGTAGCCTGGGCCGCGGAGAAGGCGGGTCTCCCCGGTATCCCGTATCAGAGCGCTCTGAAGGCCAGTGACAAATTCCTTATGCGCACAGCCTTCGCCGAAGCCGGAGTGCCGTCTCCCCGTTTTGCAGGGATAGAGAATCCCGACCAGTGGCGGGATGCTTTCGAAAAAGCAGGACTCCCCGCGGTGGTGAAGCCGGTGGACAATATGGGCTCCCGGGGAATCCGGCGGGTGGACACCCTCGAGGATGCCCGTTCCGCCGTTGAAGCCGCCTTTGTCTGCTCCGCCTCCGGCAGGGTCATAGTGGA
Coding sequences within it:
- a CDS encoding cytidylyltransferase domain-containing protein; translation: MTGVILQARLDSSRLPAKALLDLQGKTVVEHAMAALRKLSSAEVFILATDPESADFFRRKAEAEGFELFIGPKEDVLRRFADAARHYGLDLIVRATGDNPLVSWEIAGESLDLQREAAADYAACTDAPLGTGVEVIAARALLEADRLARDPYEREHVCPYLYRRPEEYKISVSPVRESRRLPEARVTVDTLEDYRHISALFRSLYRGTPIALEDVLDYLKTEASGKADTSG
- a CDS encoding methyltransferase domain-containing protein, whose translation is MGKEGSKKILAVPSVRRGNGSGHLHRMLHLAAEHPRRVSLFLDRTGKLTPGPTINLKPYEEFIRSEIDFRQLQKESWSYILLDQRETPVSLLAGLKELIPGTPVAAVDEGGKHRKSLEYLIDTLPSLRRQECNLFKPDLNPRPLRRSLYYNCPLKFEKVLISFGGEDPRGLTLPTLIALGKIPFLSRTSITVAAGPAFRELSLPSDIEILRAPGNLREYLSDYDCLITSYGLTALEALAAGIPVVTVNPSRYHSRLAKKTGLLVCGTGKPDAGRLKRALENPRKLIGRCALAEENLRDTADADPSPAELSPSASVCPGCGAAPGRVLGRFPERTFYRCASCTLVYQQRWIPDSTVYNHAYFFDEYKRQYGKSYLDDFAHIRSMGRERLRNIRIENSDPSLLDVGCAYGPFLEAAREAGFRIEGLEPSKEAARWAEEHLGCRVSPMGLEEFVRKNPQKKWDVVTLWYVIEHFPDLESALQQLSGMVKPGGMLALGTPNGAGISARRNLKKFLAASPADHYTILSPKSVKRLLKQKGFRVEKMRIPGMHRERFPVLFRILWPFTAGIARLLRLGDTFEVYARRMDRERKDNSREG